One Sulfurimonas sp. HSL-3221 genomic window, CCGAAGAGGGAGGCTTCGAGCGGCAGCTGAATGATCCCGAGCGTCACCCATGCGAGGATAAAGGCGGTGACCGCATAAAGGGAGATCCCCTGGCCGAGCAGCTCGCCGCCGATAATGTAGCTGATGACGGGCTGGCCGATGGAGATCCCGCCGATGACGGTCCCGATCAGGGTGTCAAGGAAGGCGGAGCCGCTAAAGAGTGCGCGGAGCATCTCCGGGGAGACAAAGGCCTGGAAGAGGCCC contains:
- a CDS encoding permease gives rise to the protein MKEHSRAKEAFSKALRSLAAMTPMLLAVIALVGLFQAFVSPEMLRALFSGSAFLDTLIGTVIGGISIGQPVISYIIGGELLGQGISLYAVTAFILAWVTLGIIQLPLEASLFGRRFTIVRNLLSFVFAMLIGVATALTLQGLS